The genomic region CACGTCCGCCTGCCGCAGGAGGGCGAGATCGGTCCCCGAGACCACCTCCAGGCCGGGAAAGTGGCGGCGGAGGGTGGCCGCCGACCGCTCCAGGCGGTCCAGGCTCGTCCCCAGCATGAGCAGCCGCCCCACCTGGCCGGCGATGCTGCGGGCGATGCCGAAGCCGACCACACCGTTGGCACCCACCACCGCAGCCGTCGCCTGCGAGAGGTCGAGCCCGCGGGCGCGGAGCCGCGCCATCACCCGCGGCACCGCCTCCGCCACGGCACCGGCGGTGTAGGCGCCGCCGTTGGTGACGGGGATGGGCGAGCCCTCCTGAACGGCCGAACCCTTTTCGCCCACCACCGACCAGTAGGCACCCAGCCCGAGCACCGTCGCCCCCAGCTCGCGGGCGAGCCGCGCCGCCTGCCGGGCCCGCCGCACGGCCAGGTGCTCGTGGCGTTTGATCTGGGCGGGCAGCATGGGCACGCCCAGGAGGTAGATCCGCGCCCGCTTCCCCGTGGAGGTGAGGATGCCGGAGATCTCGTCCACCTCCATCGGCCGGATCCGGAGGGCCAACCGTTCCAGCCAGCGCTCCGGCAGGAGCCGCCGCCGGACCAGCGGCGCCAGCCAGCCGAAGCGCCGCGGCTGCCACCAGTCCTCCGGCGTCATCGGGTGGATCAGGAAGGCGCAGGCGACCTCCTCCGGGTCGGTCTCGGGGAGCGGCCTGCGCTCGCCCAGGCGGGGTTCGACACCGTCCAGGATGCGGCCGAGGTGCTCCTTCTGCCGCCAGAGGAGGAGCGAGGCGAGGAGCAGGGTGGGCCAGAGGAGGCCGGTGGCGCCCCCCGCGGCCGCGGCCACCGGCAGCGCCAGGGCGCCCAGGGCCACCGCCAACGAGGGCCAGCCCCAGCGTCCCCCCACCAGCCGGGGGAGCAGGAGCGCGGCCGC from Bacillota bacterium harbors:
- a CDS encoding glycerol-3-phosphate acyltransferase; this translates as MSDLLLRAAVLLAALAASFAWGALPVGYALAWALKHADVRWLSPYNLGLGTLRRRLGSAWPLLFGLPDLLKAALAVWLAARVGRDLAYWAVLGVTAGHLYSPAFLWPGGLAPRSRGTASAAGGWAALALSGSLGAGAALLPLLAAAAALLLPRLVGGRWGWPSLAVALGALALPVAAAAGGATGLLWPTLLLASLLLWRQKEHLGRILDGVEPRLGERRPLPETDPEEVACAFLIHPMTPEDWWQPRRFGWLAPLVRRRLLPERWLERLALRIRPMEVDEISGILTSTGKRARIYLLGVPMLPAQIKRHEHLAVRRARQAARLARELGATVLGLGAYWSVVGEKGSAVQEGSPIPVTNGGAYTAGAVAEAVPRVMARLRARGLDLSQATAAVVGANGVVGFGIARSIAGQVGRLLMLGTSLDRLERSAATLRRHFPGLEVVSGTDLALLRQADVVFTATSQVEPVVRPEHVRPGTLLYDVGRPADVDPSVAELPGVEVVPGGVVALPGEARFQIDLGYGPGLVPACLAETILVALDGAFDRCTLGGPARVENVRYFVERARRMGFRVVTEAPRRPSPAKGVAS